A single window of Nicotiana sylvestris chromosome 5, ASM39365v2, whole genome shotgun sequence DNA harbors:
- the LOC104244185 gene encoding uncharacterized protein isoform X1 — MKFGLKSGEKTKKRSTLLLDRPPSTDQRLFRPSASEYCIQSTFIRTLSWVSCIVVEEQCHAQLCSLGGLHKECQKIDAMSASSKFDLSSSSPDRPLYASGQRGSYAPASLDRSGSFRENMENPILSSLPNMTRSTSTVTRTDAVNFFQCLRFDPKAMVTDHKLNRNIDFKRLTSLALGVPVEDSPLVSSKGKLFPSPSAEESRRLKAGLRESCTKARERVKIFTESLSVLNKCFPSIPSRKRSRSDSLANDRHVTLFPSDRSVSGTSIGKMGTQSHCTASSYELEQQKSEERVKTAVPSKRTRTSMADVRPDVRANTPTRSAGNMDRDREILRLPNGSTIQGEDRTSSIAVEGWEKSRMKKKRSGIKPDATGSIITKPIDGHREPKQGVQPRLPSDSRSRFTDTHGFRHGLAPGAVGKADGATQHVTLGVRSSLSKIDQDNHLHLLDRRDRPLGSEKERVNLKAVSNTMKAAAREEFTSPSPASSTKLNPATRAPRSGSGVAPKLSPPVHRAAAANDWEISQCTNKLPSAVGAGNRKRNPSTRSSSPPVAQWASQRPQKISRPARRNNFPIVPNNDEISTLDTTSDVLRNERRLSSSSPQQKLKSDVFSPAVSETEELGAAEVKSKDKSKRSDEVDEKSGNVQKMSTLLLPPRKNKVVSGQDFGDGIRRQGRSGRGFTSTRSLMPLMAEKLGNVGTAKQLRTSRHALDKPESKGGRPPTRKLSDRKAYKRQKHATMDAAADFLVGSDDGHEELLAAASAVTNTAQALSSSFWKQMEPIFRFISEMDTAFLRQQINHETNLAAAASVTFATDASSLSSGFGLNEVRGQTNETQSSDLTSEHGVSGKSKPKGISLYQRLLAAIVPEELYCNGKEDLNSNVYRSGFEIEMDSESHTSCGQMLYSSETSRYWASNGYSINANGCSVDNLDYIKADNVTSAFERGNFSSYDQSQNGLLSEQVTMPGFVCSEYQYNEMSIDERLLMEIRCIGIYPDLESDFAETGNEEISAEISKLHEKHHEMVSKKKRMLGKLLDSATQMRELQEKEFEQRALDKLVAMAYEKYMSCWGPNAHGMKSASGKMAKQAALAFVKRTLDRCQEFEQTRKSCFSEPLYKDMFLSGISRLSDGQTDSNTDGEAGKSYISTSGCSGEARVSALGAQQSPSLNQDISFEANLPSEASRVKRRELEDVLGTTIGASSGIGSSLLSSAKGKRSERDREGKGNGREALSRNGTTKIGRPASSNVKGERKPKTKPKQKTTQLSTSVNGFFGKISEQPKLLGSSIARSSGISATGNDKTDSNLDELEDPIDLSGLQLPEMDVLGVPDDLGGQGQDIGSWLNIDDDGLQDDDFMGLEIPMDDLSDLNMMV; from the exons ATGAAATTCGGGCTAAAATCCGgcgaaaaaacgaaaaaaagatcCACGTTATTGCTTGACCGACCTCCTTCCACCGATCAACGACTCTTTCGACCTTCCGCCAGt GAGTACTGCATTCAGAGCACATTTATTAGGACATTGAGTTGGGTTTCATGCATTGTTGTTGAAGAGCAGTGCCATGCACAGCTGTGTTCACTGGGTGGGTTACACAAAGAGTGTCAGAAAATTGATGCAATGTCAGCATCTAGTAAATTTGATCTATCTTCCAGTAGTCCAGATAGGCCACTGTATGCCTCTGGGCAGCGTGGATCCTATGCACCTGCTTCACTGGATAGGTCGGGTAGCTTCCGTGAGAACATGGAGAATCCAATCTTATCTTCTCTTCCAAACATGACGAGAAGTACTTCAACAGTAACACGTACAGATGCCGTTAACTTTTTCCAGTGCTTACGTTTTGATCCAAAAGCTATGGTTACTGACCACAAACTTAATCGGAATATTGATTTCAAGCGGCTCACCAGTTTAGCTTTAGGTGTGCCAGTGGAGGATTCTCCATTGGTGTCTTCTAAAGGCAAACTGTTTCCTTCTCCCTCTGCGGAGGAGTCCAGACGGCTGAAGGCTGGTCTTCGTGAAAGCTGCACTAAAGCTAG GGAACGTGTGAAGATATTCACCGAATCTTTATCTGTGCTCAACAAATGCTTTCCAAGCATCCCATCAAGGAAGAGATCTCGGTCTGATTCCCTAGCAAATGACCGACACGTTACATTATTCCCAAGTGATCGGTCAGTTTCAGGGACAAGCATTGGTAAAATGGGAACGCAGAGTCATTGTACTGCCAGTAGTTATGAGTTGGAGCAACAAAAGTCTGAAGAAAGAGTTAAAACTGCTGTTCCAAGCAAACGCACTCGAACTTCTATGGCGGATGTTAGG CCTGATGTAAGGGCAAACACTCCCACAAGGTCGGCTGGGAACATGGATAGAGATAGGGAGATACTGAGGCTTCCAAATGGTAGCACAATTCAGGGAGAAGATCGTACGTCATCCATTGCTGTAGAGGGTTGGGAGAAGTCGAGGATGAAAAAGAAGCGTTCTGGAATAAAACCAGATGCTACTGGCTCCATAATCACAAAACCTATTGATGGCCACAGGGAACCGAAGCAAGGAGTGCAGCCGCGGCTTCCTAGTGATAGCCGATCAAGATTTACTGATACCCATGGCTTCAG ACATGGGCTTGCTCCTGGTGCTGTCGGAAAAGCTGATGGTGCAACACAGCATGTTACCTTAGGTGTACGTTCTTCCCTGTCTAAGATTGACCAAGATAACCATCTTCATCTCCTAGATAGGAGAGATCGTCCTCTTGGCTCAGAGAAAGAAAGGGTGAATCTCAAAGCAGTCAGCAA TACAATGAAAGCAGCTGCTCGTGAAGAATTCACATCCCCTAGCCCTGCATCGAGCACGAAATTGAATCCTGCTACTAGGGCTCCACGATCAGGTTCAGGCGTTGCACCGAAGTTGTCTCCTCCAGTTCACCGCGCAGCTGCTGCAAATGATTGGGAAATCTCTCAATGTACAAACAAACTTCCATCTGCTGTTGGGGCAGGTAATCGCAAGCGCAACCCTTCTACAAGGTCCTCATCACCACCTGTTGCTCAATGGGCCAGCCAAAGGCCCCAGAAGATATCTCGACCCGCAAGAAGGAACAATTTTCCCATTGTTCCGAATAATGACGAAATATCTACCCTGGATACCACAAGCGATGTTCTACGTAATGAGAGACGTTTGTCTAGCTCTTCCCCTCAACAAAAGTTAAAAAGTGATGTCTTCTCTCCAGCTGTATCTGAAACTGAGGAATTAGGAGCTGCTGAAGTCAAGTCTAAAGACAAGAGCAAGAGGTCTGACGAAGTGGATGAAAAATCTGGGAATGTGCAAAAGATGTCAACACTGCTCCTACCGCCAAGGAAAAATAAGGTGGTTAGTGGACAAGACTTTGGAGATGGTATTCGCAGACAAGGGCGGAGTGGCAGGGGGTTTACCTCCACTAGGTCCCTAATGCCATTGATGGCTGAAAAGCTTGGCAATGTTGGGACTGCAAAACAACTTAGAACCTCTAGACATGCTCTGGATAAGCCAGAAAG CAAAGGAGGCAGACCACCTACAAGAAAGCTCTCTGATCGTAAGGCTTATAAACGACAGAAGCATGCAACGATGGATGCTGCAGCGGATTTTCTAG TTGGTTCAGATGATGGCCATGAAGAGCTACTGGCTGCTGCAAGTGCTGTTACTAACACTG CTCAAGCCCTTTCGAGCTCATTCTGGAAGCAGATGGAGCCAATTTTTCGTTTTATATCTGAAATGGACACAGCCTTTCTGAGGCAACAG ATAAATCATGAGACTAATCTGGCAGCAGCAGCCTCTGTGACTTTTGCTACTGATGCTTCCAGTTTAAGTAGTGGTTTTGGGTTGAATGAAGTCCGGGGACAGACAAATGAAACACAGAGTTCCGATCTTACCTCAGAACATGGAGTCTCTGGAAAAAGTAAACCCAAGGGTATTTCCTTGTACCAGAGGCTGTTGGCTGCTATAGTACCTGAAGAGCTTTATTGCAATGGAAAGGAAGACCTTAACTCCAATGTTTATCGATCTGGATTTGAAATTGAGATGGATTCAGAATCTCATACTTCCTGTGGGCAGATGTTATATAGCAGTGAAACATCCCGATACTGGGCTTCTAATGGATACAGCATAAATGCCAATGGGTGTTCCGTTGATAATTTGGACTACATTAAGGCCGATAATGTTACATCCGCGTTCGAAAGGGGGAATTTTTCAAGCTATGATCAGTCACAAAATGGTCTACTTTCAGAACAAGTAACAATGCCTGGCTTTGTTTGTTCCGAGTATCAGTATAATGAGATGTCCATTGATGAGCGGCTTCTCATGGAGATTCGCTGTATCGGAATATATCCGGACCTGGAG TCTGATTTTGCTGAGACTGGAAATGAAGAGATCAGTGCAGAAATTAGTAAATTACATGAGAAACACCATGAAATG GTTTCTAAGAAGAAGAGGATGCTTGGGAAACTGCTGGATTCAGCTACACAGATGAGAGAGTTACAAGAGAA GGAGTTTGAACAGCGTGCTCTTGATAAACTGGTTGCAATGGCATACGAAAAATATATG AGTTGTTGGGGTCCAAATGCTCATGGGATGAAGAGTGCTAGCGGGAAAATGGCCAAGCAAGCTGCCTTAGCTTTTGTCAAGCGGACTTTGGATCGATGCCAAGAATTTGAGCAGACAAGAAAGAGCTGCTTCAGTGAGCCTTTGTATAAGGATATGTTTCTTTCTGGGATATCCCGCCTTAGTGACGGACAAACAGATTCGAACACTGATGGCGAAGCTGGAAAATCTTATATCAGCACATCTGGCTGTTCAGGAGAAGCTAGAGTTTCAG CTTTGGGCGCACAGCAGAGCCCATCGCTAAACCAGGATATATCTTTTGAAGCCAATTTACCTTCTGAAGCCAGTAGGGTCAAGCGGAGGGAGTTGGAAGATGTTCTTGGTACTACAATTGGTGCTTCTTCAGGCATAGGTAGTTCACTTTTAAGCAGTGCAAAAGGGAAGAGAAGTGAGAGAGACCGAGAAGGAAAAGGAAATGGCCGAGAGGCATTATCCCGCAATGGAACTACCAAAATTGGTCGACCTGCCTCTTCCAATGTTAAAGGAGAAAGAAAGCCTAAGACAAAACCTAAGCAGAAAACTACTCAGTTATCCACCTCTGTCAATGGCTTTTTTGGCAAGATATCGGAGCAACCTAAATTGCTAGGATCTTCAATAGCAAGATCAAGTGGTATAAGTGCCACTGGCAATGATAAGACTGACAGTAACTTGGATGAACTAGAGGATCCCATTGACTTATCCGGCCTGCAACTCCCAGAAATGGATGTTTTAGGTGTCCCTGACGATCTTGGTGGTCAGGGACAGGACATAGGCTCATGGTTGAACATCGATGATGATGGATTACAAGATGACGACTTCATGGGCCTTGAGATTCCCATGGATGATCTGTCAGACTTGAATATGATGGTTTGA
- the LOC104244185 gene encoding uncharacterized protein isoform X2, with protein MKFGLKSGEKTKKRSTLLLDRPPSTDQRLFRPSASEYCIQSTFIRTLSWVSCIVVEEQCHAQLCSLGGLHKECQKIDAMSASSKFDLSSSSPDRPLYASGQRGSYAPASLDRSGSFRENMENPILSSLPNMTRSTSTVTRTDAVNFFQCLRFDPKAMVTDHKLNRNIDFKRLTSLALGVPVEDSPLVSSKGKLFPSPSAEESRRLKAGLRESCTKARERVKIFTESLSVLNKCFPSIPSRKRSRSDSLANDRHVTLFPSDRSVSGTSIGKMGTQSHCTASSYELEQQKSEERVKTAVPSKRTRTSMADVRPDVRANTPTRSAGNMDRDREILRLPNGSTIQGEDRTSSIAVEGWEKSRMKKKRSGIKPDATGSIITKPIDGHREPKQGVQPRLPSDSRSRFTDTHGFRHGLAPGAVGKADGATQHVTLGVRSSLSKIDQDNHLHLLDRRDRPLGSEKERVNLKAVSNTMKAAAREEFTSPSPASSTKLNPATRAPRSGSGVAPKLSPPVHRAAAANDWEISQCTNKLPSAVGAGNRKRNPSTRSSSPPVAQWASQRPQKISRPARRNNFPIVPNNDEISTLDTTSDVLRNERRLSSSSPQQKLKSDVFSPAVSETEELGAAEVKSKDKSKRSDEVDEKSGNVQKMSTLLLPPRKNKVVSGQDFGDGIRRQGRSGRGFTSTRSLMPLMAEKLGNVGTAKQLRTSRHALDKPESKGGRPPTRKLSDRKAYKRQKHATMDAAADFLDDGHEELLAAASAVTNTAQALSSSFWKQMEPIFRFISEMDTAFLRQQINHETNLAAAASVTFATDASSLSSGFGLNEVRGQTNETQSSDLTSEHGVSGKSKPKGISLYQRLLAAIVPEELYCNGKEDLNSNVYRSGFEIEMDSESHTSCGQMLYSSETSRYWASNGYSINANGCSVDNLDYIKADNVTSAFERGNFSSYDQSQNGLLSEQVTMPGFVCSEYQYNEMSIDERLLMEIRCIGIYPDLESDFAETGNEEISAEISKLHEKHHEMVSKKKRMLGKLLDSATQMRELQEKEFEQRALDKLVAMAYEKYMSCWGPNAHGMKSASGKMAKQAALAFVKRTLDRCQEFEQTRKSCFSEPLYKDMFLSGISRLSDGQTDSNTDGEAGKSYISTSGCSGEARVSALGAQQSPSLNQDISFEANLPSEASRVKRRELEDVLGTTIGASSGIGSSLLSSAKGKRSERDREGKGNGREALSRNGTTKIGRPASSNVKGERKPKTKPKQKTTQLSTSVNGFFGKISEQPKLLGSSIARSSGISATGNDKTDSNLDELEDPIDLSGLQLPEMDVLGVPDDLGGQGQDIGSWLNIDDDGLQDDDFMGLEIPMDDLSDLNMMV; from the exons ATGAAATTCGGGCTAAAATCCGgcgaaaaaacgaaaaaaagatcCACGTTATTGCTTGACCGACCTCCTTCCACCGATCAACGACTCTTTCGACCTTCCGCCAGt GAGTACTGCATTCAGAGCACATTTATTAGGACATTGAGTTGGGTTTCATGCATTGTTGTTGAAGAGCAGTGCCATGCACAGCTGTGTTCACTGGGTGGGTTACACAAAGAGTGTCAGAAAATTGATGCAATGTCAGCATCTAGTAAATTTGATCTATCTTCCAGTAGTCCAGATAGGCCACTGTATGCCTCTGGGCAGCGTGGATCCTATGCACCTGCTTCACTGGATAGGTCGGGTAGCTTCCGTGAGAACATGGAGAATCCAATCTTATCTTCTCTTCCAAACATGACGAGAAGTACTTCAACAGTAACACGTACAGATGCCGTTAACTTTTTCCAGTGCTTACGTTTTGATCCAAAAGCTATGGTTACTGACCACAAACTTAATCGGAATATTGATTTCAAGCGGCTCACCAGTTTAGCTTTAGGTGTGCCAGTGGAGGATTCTCCATTGGTGTCTTCTAAAGGCAAACTGTTTCCTTCTCCCTCTGCGGAGGAGTCCAGACGGCTGAAGGCTGGTCTTCGTGAAAGCTGCACTAAAGCTAG GGAACGTGTGAAGATATTCACCGAATCTTTATCTGTGCTCAACAAATGCTTTCCAAGCATCCCATCAAGGAAGAGATCTCGGTCTGATTCCCTAGCAAATGACCGACACGTTACATTATTCCCAAGTGATCGGTCAGTTTCAGGGACAAGCATTGGTAAAATGGGAACGCAGAGTCATTGTACTGCCAGTAGTTATGAGTTGGAGCAACAAAAGTCTGAAGAAAGAGTTAAAACTGCTGTTCCAAGCAAACGCACTCGAACTTCTATGGCGGATGTTAGG CCTGATGTAAGGGCAAACACTCCCACAAGGTCGGCTGGGAACATGGATAGAGATAGGGAGATACTGAGGCTTCCAAATGGTAGCACAATTCAGGGAGAAGATCGTACGTCATCCATTGCTGTAGAGGGTTGGGAGAAGTCGAGGATGAAAAAGAAGCGTTCTGGAATAAAACCAGATGCTACTGGCTCCATAATCACAAAACCTATTGATGGCCACAGGGAACCGAAGCAAGGAGTGCAGCCGCGGCTTCCTAGTGATAGCCGATCAAGATTTACTGATACCCATGGCTTCAG ACATGGGCTTGCTCCTGGTGCTGTCGGAAAAGCTGATGGTGCAACACAGCATGTTACCTTAGGTGTACGTTCTTCCCTGTCTAAGATTGACCAAGATAACCATCTTCATCTCCTAGATAGGAGAGATCGTCCTCTTGGCTCAGAGAAAGAAAGGGTGAATCTCAAAGCAGTCAGCAA TACAATGAAAGCAGCTGCTCGTGAAGAATTCACATCCCCTAGCCCTGCATCGAGCACGAAATTGAATCCTGCTACTAGGGCTCCACGATCAGGTTCAGGCGTTGCACCGAAGTTGTCTCCTCCAGTTCACCGCGCAGCTGCTGCAAATGATTGGGAAATCTCTCAATGTACAAACAAACTTCCATCTGCTGTTGGGGCAGGTAATCGCAAGCGCAACCCTTCTACAAGGTCCTCATCACCACCTGTTGCTCAATGGGCCAGCCAAAGGCCCCAGAAGATATCTCGACCCGCAAGAAGGAACAATTTTCCCATTGTTCCGAATAATGACGAAATATCTACCCTGGATACCACAAGCGATGTTCTACGTAATGAGAGACGTTTGTCTAGCTCTTCCCCTCAACAAAAGTTAAAAAGTGATGTCTTCTCTCCAGCTGTATCTGAAACTGAGGAATTAGGAGCTGCTGAAGTCAAGTCTAAAGACAAGAGCAAGAGGTCTGACGAAGTGGATGAAAAATCTGGGAATGTGCAAAAGATGTCAACACTGCTCCTACCGCCAAGGAAAAATAAGGTGGTTAGTGGACAAGACTTTGGAGATGGTATTCGCAGACAAGGGCGGAGTGGCAGGGGGTTTACCTCCACTAGGTCCCTAATGCCATTGATGGCTGAAAAGCTTGGCAATGTTGGGACTGCAAAACAACTTAGAACCTCTAGACATGCTCTGGATAAGCCAGAAAG CAAAGGAGGCAGACCACCTACAAGAAAGCTCTCTGATCGTAAGGCTTATAAACGACAGAAGCATGCAACGATGGATGCTGCAGCGGATTTTCTAG ATGATGGCCATGAAGAGCTACTGGCTGCTGCAAGTGCTGTTACTAACACTG CTCAAGCCCTTTCGAGCTCATTCTGGAAGCAGATGGAGCCAATTTTTCGTTTTATATCTGAAATGGACACAGCCTTTCTGAGGCAACAG ATAAATCATGAGACTAATCTGGCAGCAGCAGCCTCTGTGACTTTTGCTACTGATGCTTCCAGTTTAAGTAGTGGTTTTGGGTTGAATGAAGTCCGGGGACAGACAAATGAAACACAGAGTTCCGATCTTACCTCAGAACATGGAGTCTCTGGAAAAAGTAAACCCAAGGGTATTTCCTTGTACCAGAGGCTGTTGGCTGCTATAGTACCTGAAGAGCTTTATTGCAATGGAAAGGAAGACCTTAACTCCAATGTTTATCGATCTGGATTTGAAATTGAGATGGATTCAGAATCTCATACTTCCTGTGGGCAGATGTTATATAGCAGTGAAACATCCCGATACTGGGCTTCTAATGGATACAGCATAAATGCCAATGGGTGTTCCGTTGATAATTTGGACTACATTAAGGCCGATAATGTTACATCCGCGTTCGAAAGGGGGAATTTTTCAAGCTATGATCAGTCACAAAATGGTCTACTTTCAGAACAAGTAACAATGCCTGGCTTTGTTTGTTCCGAGTATCAGTATAATGAGATGTCCATTGATGAGCGGCTTCTCATGGAGATTCGCTGTATCGGAATATATCCGGACCTGGAG TCTGATTTTGCTGAGACTGGAAATGAAGAGATCAGTGCAGAAATTAGTAAATTACATGAGAAACACCATGAAATG GTTTCTAAGAAGAAGAGGATGCTTGGGAAACTGCTGGATTCAGCTACACAGATGAGAGAGTTACAAGAGAA GGAGTTTGAACAGCGTGCTCTTGATAAACTGGTTGCAATGGCATACGAAAAATATATG AGTTGTTGGGGTCCAAATGCTCATGGGATGAAGAGTGCTAGCGGGAAAATGGCCAAGCAAGCTGCCTTAGCTTTTGTCAAGCGGACTTTGGATCGATGCCAAGAATTTGAGCAGACAAGAAAGAGCTGCTTCAGTGAGCCTTTGTATAAGGATATGTTTCTTTCTGGGATATCCCGCCTTAGTGACGGACAAACAGATTCGAACACTGATGGCGAAGCTGGAAAATCTTATATCAGCACATCTGGCTGTTCAGGAGAAGCTAGAGTTTCAG CTTTGGGCGCACAGCAGAGCCCATCGCTAAACCAGGATATATCTTTTGAAGCCAATTTACCTTCTGAAGCCAGTAGGGTCAAGCGGAGGGAGTTGGAAGATGTTCTTGGTACTACAATTGGTGCTTCTTCAGGCATAGGTAGTTCACTTTTAAGCAGTGCAAAAGGGAAGAGAAGTGAGAGAGACCGAGAAGGAAAAGGAAATGGCCGAGAGGCATTATCCCGCAATGGAACTACCAAAATTGGTCGACCTGCCTCTTCCAATGTTAAAGGAGAAAGAAAGCCTAAGACAAAACCTAAGCAGAAAACTACTCAGTTATCCACCTCTGTCAATGGCTTTTTTGGCAAGATATCGGAGCAACCTAAATTGCTAGGATCTTCAATAGCAAGATCAAGTGGTATAAGTGCCACTGGCAATGATAAGACTGACAGTAACTTGGATGAACTAGAGGATCCCATTGACTTATCCGGCCTGCAACTCCCAGAAATGGATGTTTTAGGTGTCCCTGACGATCTTGGTGGTCAGGGACAGGACATAGGCTCATGGTTGAACATCGATGATGATGGATTACAAGATGACGACTTCATGGGCCTTGAGATTCCCATGGATGATCTGTCAGACTTGAATATGATGGTTTGA